The following are from one region of the Terriglobia bacterium genome:
- a CDS encoding alpha/beta hydrolase, producing MQIEKLTAEIDGEQIHFSRLGAGRPLLLLHGLLGGSFCWRRNMEALSLRHTVYAVDLPGHGESDAPRHLDCSMPAQADRVLSLMERLKLEEIDVLGCSWGGAIAMLLAAKSAKVRSLVLAAPVNPWSTLGLERIQFLKGRIGGTFLRMVWPFSRPLYHTALARMYGDPERLPPGTVEGYCSQVMRPGRVNNILNTLRSWENDVTTLSAAIPRIKARSLLIWGSRDSAVDVRSAEPLKQALPDCQLKVIEGAGHLPFEETPDEFNRLVLDFIDQQ from the coding sequence ATGCAGATCGAGAAACTTACGGCGGAAATTGACGGAGAGCAAATTCACTTCTCGCGCCTTGGGGCTGGCCGTCCGCTCTTGCTGCTGCATGGATTGCTGGGCGGATCGTTCTGCTGGCGGCGGAATATGGAAGCACTTTCACTGCGGCACACCGTCTATGCGGTCGATCTGCCGGGCCACGGAGAAAGCGATGCGCCACGCCATCTGGACTGCTCCATGCCGGCACAGGCAGACCGCGTTTTGTCCCTTATGGAGCGTCTTAAGCTTGAGGAAATCGATGTGCTGGGGTGCTCGTGGGGTGGTGCAATCGCAATGCTTCTTGCCGCCAAGAGCGCAAAAGTGCGTTCTCTTGTGCTGGCCGCGCCGGTAAATCCCTGGTCAACTCTGGGCTTGGAACGTATACAGTTTTTGAAAGGGCGTATAGGAGGAACTTTCCTCAGGATGGTTTGGCCCTTTTCCCGTCCTCTCTACCATACAGCGCTGGCCAGGATGTACGGCGATCCCGAGCGCCTTCCGCCTGGAACCGTGGAAGGATACTGTTCCCAGGTAATGCGTCCAGGAAGGGTGAATAACATCCTGAACACCTTGCGCAGTTGGGAAAATGACGTGACTACCTTGAGCGCAGCGATCCCGCGAATCAAGGCGCGGTCTCTTTTGATCTGGGGAAGCCGCGACAGCGCGGTGGATGTTCGCTCTGCGGAGCCTCTTAAGCAGGCCCTGCCGGACTGTCAGCTCAAAGTGATTGAAGGCGCGGGTCATCTTCCCTTTGAAGAGACGCCGGATGAGTTTAACCGGCTGGTCTTGGATTTTATTGACCAGCAATGA
- a CDS encoding DUF1398 family protein has product MNIDVIHQVMAESQAGKLVFPEVVRRLVEADVESYFCDLAAGTETFYTTRGKTHVEKMTLPVLPVAEEFSSSGIVAAIRAAQTDVIRYPEFMKRSAEAGVTGYWAFLAGRKVIYFGRKGEFHVEEFPHAKS; this is encoded by the coding sequence ATGAATATTGATGTCATCCATCAGGTCATGGCCGAATCACAGGCCGGAAAGCTGGTATTCCCAGAAGTGGTGCGGCGATTGGTGGAAGCCGATGTTGAATCCTATTTCTGCGATCTCGCCGCAGGCACAGAGACGTTCTATACCACCAGGGGCAAGACCCATGTTGAAAAAATGACCCTACCGGTGCTGCCCGTGGCCGAGGAGTTTTCTTCTTCCGGAATCGTGGCCGCCATCCGCGCGGCGCAGACAGACGTCATTCGTTACCCGGAATTCATGAAGCGCTCCGCAGAAGCGGGCGTGACCGGCTACTGGGCCTTTCTGGCCGGCAGAAAAGTCATCTATTTTGGCCGCAAGGGCGAGTTCCACGTTGAAGAATTTCCGCACGCAAAATCATAG
- a CDS encoding sigma-54 dependent transcriptional regulator encodes MSEAAVLTRPRTDLSHGGSILIIDDEAGIRESLETLLEFEGYSVESAETGEDGLARLNEHTFDLVLLDFALPDRNGLEILADIRSRDSQLAVIMITAYGTLDNAVRAMQKGATNFIQKPWDNEKLLADVRAAVARRRVEEENEQLKRALKERYNFEHIVGKSDSMLKIFDLVGQVAPSRSTVLIQGESGTGKELIAKAIHANSTRKNHPFVPVNTGSMPADLLESTLFGHVKGAFTSAISSKKGLFEVADGGTIFLDEIGTMSMETQAKILRVLQDRKFMHLGGIHELQVDVRVIAATNIDLQVLVREGKFREDLFYRLNVITVDLPPLRNRGEDVPRLVGHFLEKFSRENGKAIINIAPEALRPLMDYSWPGNVRELENVIERAVVLCNGPTVGIELIPDHIVGRGSEGKMLEHRPDASLFEIVEDCERRLIVNMLEKCSWNQTDAAERFHIPLSTLNQKIKRLNIEIRKKGARD; translated from the coding sequence ATGTCTGAGGCAGCGGTCTTAACTCGTCCCCGGACCGACCTCTCCCACGGCGGTTCAATCCTGATTATCGATGATGAAGCCGGCATCCGCGAGTCGCTGGAAACTTTGCTGGAGTTTGAAGGTTACAGTGTGGAATCGGCTGAGACCGGGGAGGATGGACTCGCCCGCCTGAACGAACATACCTTTGATCTGGTGCTGCTCGACTTTGCTTTGCCTGATCGCAATGGCCTCGAAATCCTGGCTGACATCCGCTCGCGAGATTCACAACTGGCTGTGATCATGATTACCGCCTATGGCACGCTGGACAATGCTGTCCGCGCCATGCAGAAGGGCGCCACCAATTTTATCCAGAAGCCGTGGGACAATGAAAAGCTTCTGGCGGACGTGCGCGCCGCGGTGGCCCGTCGCCGCGTGGAAGAAGAAAATGAGCAGCTCAAACGAGCGCTGAAAGAGCGTTATAACTTTGAGCATATTGTCGGTAAGTCTGATTCCATGCTCAAGATCTTTGACCTGGTTGGACAGGTAGCTCCCAGCCGCTCCACCGTGCTGATCCAGGGTGAAAGCGGCACCGGCAAGGAACTGATTGCCAAGGCGATTCACGCCAACTCAACTCGCAAGAACCATCCTTTTGTTCCGGTCAATACCGGCTCCATGCCCGCCGACCTGCTGGAGTCAACACTGTTCGGCCATGTGAAAGGCGCGTTCACCAGCGCCATCTCTTCCAAGAAAGGCCTGTTTGAAGTGGCCGATGGCGGGACGATTTTCCTGGATGAAATCGGCACCATGAGCATGGAAACCCAGGCAAAAATCCTGCGCGTCCTGCAGGACCGCAAATTCATGCACCTGGGCGGCATCCATGAGCTGCAGGTGGATGTGCGAGTGATCGCGGCCACCAATATCGATTTGCAGGTGCTGGTGCGGGAAGGCAAATTCCGTGAAGACCTTTTCTATCGCCTGAACGTGATCACCGTTGATCTGCCTCCGCTGCGCAACCGCGGTGAAGACGTTCCACGGCTGGTTGGACATTTCCTGGAGAAGTTTTCGCGCGAGAATGGCAAGGCAATCATCAACATTGCGCCGGAAGCCTTGCGTCCCTTAATGGATTATTCCTGGCCCGGAAACGTCCGCGAACTGGAAAACGTCATCGAACGCGCCGTGGTGCTGTGCAATGGGCCTACTGTGGGCATTGAGCTCATTCCTGACCACATCGTGGGGAGAGGATCGGAAGGCAAGATGCTTGAACACCGCCCGGACGCGTCATTGTTTGAAATCGTTGAAGATTGCGAGCGCCGTTTGATCGTGAACATGCTGGAGAAATGCAGTTGGAACCAGACTGACGCCGCCGAGCGCTTCCACATTCCGCTTTCCACGTTGAACCAGAAGATCAAGCGGCTCAATATTGAAATCAGGAAGAAGGGCGCGCGAGATTAG
- a CDS encoding PAS domain S-box protein codes for MRKDSLVRFSAVVLALLTAACVVFAIINWQKESQYTTPTDGVWWKEHSGFLVAKGVIPNGPGDKAGIKVGDKLLRVNGLPKDQTIKNLVEFEKHLYRSGVYSRATYLLDRQGISLEVGPVIPIPADNSLKLGQRLIALIYLGIGLYVLFRRWTAPKSTHFYLFCLISFVLYSFHYTGKLNAFDQTIYWSSIVAWLLQPALFLHFALTFPRPRRLLANHPWAISLAYLPGAALLIMQVVAVSVFEFTESLRWDLDRLQMVYQTVYFAIAAVILWRTYRKAGTPLQQQQLKWISRGTVLAIGPYTLFYVIPYIAGALPTPAMKISVLSLVFLPVTWGYAIVRYRLMDVDIIFKRGVAYTLATAAIVVAYFVGIGSLAGSITTKYPGTGTFGLIAVIIITALIFEPLKNWIQVRVDRFFYRKRYDYRRTLIEFGRELSSETDLHAMLTSVIDRLSRTLLVDRIAIFLATDAEANQFVMEKSFGISYAGSLDLSFLVVERPEQYAGHIFFDNTRKALQESVTARETIAKLNLNYYIPCTVQNRTIAVMGLGKTMSGDFLSSEDVELLETLAGYMGIAIQNARLYASLEQKASEYERLKDFNENIVESISVGVLAVDLEDRIESWNSQMEVMYAMPRSQVLNERLSEVFPAEFMEEFYRVRQNPGIHNLYKFRLHTRAGDVRIANVAIAPLVTRKFNVIGRLIIVDDITERMELESQLTQAEKLSSIGLLAAGVAHEVNTPLAVISSYAQMLTKQINGDAKLGPLLEKITRQTFRASEIVNNLLNFSRTSATEFSAIDLNKIITETLTLLEHQLKTSRVKVQTDLYTGLPLIHGNSGKLQQVFLNLFLNAKDAMAGKGGTLHISTANGDSVQVNISDSGAGIAPEHINKIYDPFFTTKNVPREGQSRGTGLGLSVTYGIIQEHAGKIRVDSQPGQGTTFQLEFPMRKAVNV; via the coding sequence ATGCGAAAGGATTCCCTAGTTCGTTTCTCCGCCGTCGTACTGGCGCTGCTCACGGCCGCCTGCGTCGTGTTTGCCATCATCAATTGGCAAAAAGAGTCCCAGTACACCACTCCGACGGACGGCGTGTGGTGGAAGGAGCATTCCGGCTTCCTTGTGGCCAAAGGGGTCATCCCCAACGGTCCAGGCGATAAAGCAGGCATCAAGGTTGGCGACAAGTTACTGCGCGTCAATGGTCTGCCTAAAGACCAGACCATCAAGAACCTGGTCGAGTTTGAAAAACATCTTTACCGCAGCGGCGTTTATTCCCGCGCCACGTATCTGCTTGATCGGCAGGGGATCAGCCTGGAAGTGGGGCCGGTCATTCCGATCCCGGCGGACAATTCCCTTAAACTGGGCCAGCGCCTTATCGCGCTCATTTATCTGGGCATTGGCTTGTATGTTTTGTTCCGGCGCTGGACCGCACCGAAATCGACCCACTTTTACCTTTTCTGCCTGATTTCATTTGTCCTGTACTCGTTTCATTACACGGGCAAGCTGAACGCCTTTGACCAGACCATTTACTGGTCGAGCATTGTTGCGTGGCTGCTGCAGCCGGCATTGTTCCTACATTTTGCTCTGACTTTCCCCAGGCCGCGCAGGCTGCTGGCAAATCATCCCTGGGCAATTTCGCTTGCTTACCTGCCGGGAGCGGCCCTTCTGATAATGCAAGTGGTCGCCGTTTCGGTTTTTGAGTTCACTGAGTCCCTGCGCTGGGACCTGGACCGGCTGCAAATGGTCTATCAGACCGTTTATTTCGCGATAGCGGCCGTGATCCTATGGCGCACTTATCGCAAAGCTGGAACTCCGTTGCAACAGCAGCAGCTCAAGTGGATCTCCCGCGGCACCGTTCTTGCAATTGGCCCGTATACGCTTTTTTACGTGATTCCTTACATCGCCGGAGCGCTGCCCACGCCGGCGATGAAAATTTCCGTTCTGTCGCTGGTCTTCCTGCCCGTAACCTGGGGCTACGCCATTGTGCGCTACCGGTTGATGGACGTAGACATCATCTTTAAGCGCGGCGTCGCTTATACGCTGGCGACCGCTGCCATCGTGGTGGCTTACTTTGTCGGTATCGGCAGCCTTGCCGGCTCCATTACCACAAAGTATCCGGGTACCGGCACCTTCGGCCTGATCGCAGTCATCATCATCACGGCCCTGATTTTTGAGCCGCTGAAGAACTGGATCCAGGTCCGTGTCGATCGCTTCTTTTACCGCAAGCGCTATGACTATCGCCGCACGCTGATCGAGTTTGGACGCGAGCTCAGCTCTGAAACCGACTTGCACGCCATGCTCACCTCCGTCATTGATAGGCTTTCGCGAACGCTGCTGGTTGATCGTATTGCCATCTTCCTGGCCACGGACGCTGAAGCCAACCAGTTCGTAATGGAAAAGTCTTTTGGCATCAGTTACGCCGGCTCGCTCGACCTCAGTTTCCTTGTGGTGGAGCGTCCGGAGCAATATGCTGGGCACATCTTCTTTGACAACACGCGCAAGGCGCTGCAGGAAAGCGTGACCGCGCGTGAAACCATCGCCAAGCTCAACCTGAATTACTACATCCCTTGCACGGTGCAGAACCGCACGATCGCGGTCATGGGTTTGGGCAAGACCATGTCTGGTGACTTCCTCTCGAGTGAAGACGTTGAGCTTCTGGAAACCTTGGCGGGATATATGGGTATCGCCATCCAGAACGCGCGGCTGTATGCCTCACTGGAGCAGAAAGCCAGCGAGTACGAGCGGCTGAAGGACTTCAACGAGAACATCGTGGAATCCATCAGCGTTGGCGTGCTGGCCGTGGACCTGGAAGATCGCATCGAGTCATGGAATTCGCAGATGGAAGTGATGTATGCCATGCCGCGGTCGCAGGTGCTCAATGAGCGATTGAGTGAAGTCTTTCCGGCTGAGTTCATGGAAGAGTTTTACCGCGTGCGGCAGAATCCGGGCATTCACAACCTGTATAAATTCCGCCTGCACACGCGCGCGGGCGATGTGCGCATTGCCAATGTGGCCATTGCGCCGCTGGTGACAAGAAAGTTTAACGTGATTGGCCGCCTCATCATCGTGGATGACATCACAGAGCGGATGGAATTGGAATCGCAGCTGACGCAGGCAGAAAAGCTTTCATCCATCGGCTTGCTGGCTGCGGGCGTGGCGCATGAAGTGAATACTCCGCTCGCGGTAATTTCCAGCTACGCGCAGATGCTTACCAAGCAGATCAATGGCGACGCCAAGCTTGGCCCGCTGCTGGAAAAAATCACGCGCCAGACGTTCCGCGCTTCAGAGATCGTGAACAACCTGCTGAATTTCTCGCGCACCAGCGCCACGGAATTCAGCGCCATCGACCTGAACAAGATCATTACGGAAACGCTCACGCTGCTGGAGCATCAGCTCAAGACTTCGCGCGTGAAGGTGCAGACCGATCTCTATACCGGGCTGCCGCTGATCCATGGCAATTCCGGCAAGCTGCAACAAGTATTCCTGAACCTGTTTCTGAACGCCAAAGACGCCATGGCGGGCAAGGGCGGCACGTTGCACATCAGCACCGCCAACGGCGACAGCGTACAGGTCAACATCAGTGACAGCGGCGCCGGCATTGCGCCGGAGCATATCAACAAGATTTATGACCCGTTCTTTACCACCAAGAACGTTCCACGTGAAGGCCAGTCACGCGGCACGGGACTTGGCCTGTCAGTCACGTACGGAATCATTCAAGAGCACGCGGGCAAGATCCGCGTGGACTCGCAACCTGGCCAGGGAACTACGTTCCAACTGGAATTTCCAATGAGAAAGGCAGTCAATGTCTGA
- a CDS encoding DUF1211 domain-containing protein, which yields MSTPPLSARKLIHSILLSKGRMEALTDGIFAIAMTLLVLELKVPDMPKSVGAGQLLESIGHEAPAFFSFFVSFLYCGLLWVMHHLAMHFVRHLQIALVWLNLLFLMSISVMPFSCALLGHFLRNRAAQEIYFANMFVAATLLAAQWVVARQKKLLSEDEPLKAQLMGQQIFFFPVALGSAMLAVHFINPLAGFYAMAVVLVGLRLWQKMWWHRRQQAEKAANLARPSS from the coding sequence ATGAGCACACCGCCACTCTCAGCCAGAAAGTTGATTCACAGCATCTTGCTCTCCAAGGGACGCATGGAAGCGCTGACCGATGGGATTTTTGCCATCGCCATGACGCTGCTGGTGCTGGAACTAAAAGTTCCCGACATGCCGAAATCCGTGGGCGCCGGCCAGTTGCTGGAAAGCATTGGCCACGAAGCACCGGCTTTCTTTAGCTTTTTTGTTTCTTTTCTTTATTGTGGACTGCTCTGGGTCATGCACCATCTGGCAATGCATTTCGTCCGGCATCTGCAAATTGCGCTAGTGTGGTTAAATCTGTTGTTTCTAATGTCGATTTCTGTCATGCCTTTTTCCTGTGCGTTGCTGGGGCATTTCCTGCGCAACCGCGCGGCCCAGGAGATTTATTTTGCCAACATGTTTGTGGCGGCCACCCTTTTGGCGGCGCAATGGGTGGTAGCCAGACAGAAGAAACTGCTCAGTGAAGACGAGCCGCTGAAAGCTCAGCTTATGGGACAGCAAATCTTTTTCTTTCCCGTGGCGCTGGGCTCAGCCATGCTGGCTGTTCATTTCATCAATCCACTGGCAGGTTTTTACGCCATGGCAGTTGTGCTGGTCGGGCTACGTCTGTGGCAGAAGATGTGGTGGCATCGTCGTCAGCAGGCTGAAAAAGCTGCTAATCTCGCGCGCCCTTCTTCCTGA